The genomic DNA GGCACTAGCCAATAACCCTTTTGTGTGTATTATGGGCTTAAACCCACTGTCCCACttataaaaagagagagaatatgGGATGTTAGTTTCCCTAGGTTTTTCTGAGGCAGCACACTGAGCCCCAATTGCCAAAGCAGGTCAGAAACCTGACAGAGCTGCCAGGTTCCCACAACATAActcagcagaggcagcagcacgGGAGGGAATCTCTGTGGCTTGTAACTTATACCATTTAAACACTGTTCAACCACCAACTTGTGAGAGGCAAGGGCCAGCTAACAAAAAAACCtataaaataagttaatttgccccatatatatatatatgtaacagCTGGAAAAATGGGCAAGATAGTTTGGTGTGGAGAGTGAAACAGGCTCTTCCTGGAAAAGTGTGTATGTCCTGGTGTAGTTTTAGGTGTCAGAGGCTGTAGATGTTGTGCTGGTatgggagcagctctgtgtgtgtcctCCACTCCCTATTACTGTCCACTGGACCACCGCACAGCTTGTCTCTGCTCGGCTGAGTAAGGATTTTTATTGCTCGATGCGTCATTTCTTTCAGAGGTTGACTCCAGGACAGACACTCCAGCATAGCCAGAGAGAAGTTAAAATCTCTAGGTACATGAGTTGGAATCTGAAAGACACCAAGAAAGTCTTATGGTGCCATTaccagataaatatttttaaaatcttcatttaTCCAACTTAAAATTTGACCTTGTCCCATTTCTTGCCCAGACTACATTACAGGTAAAAGCGTCTGGAAGTTTCCAGGGCAGTTGTTCAGTAACCACATATCTCAAACTCAGGGATTGCTCTCTGAAATCTCAATACTTTGGCAGcatttaattaatgtttaacgtgattttttttaatgtgatctcATGTTGTTACAAACTATATATCTTAAtccagaaataaaggagaacATTACTCACCTCATTCTCTTTGGCAGCATCTGCAATATAAACAGAATcacaaaagataaaataaaaaaaaaatgcttttgaacgTTCAGCTTGCAACTAGGATGCTTTCACTAGTAGCAGCCCTTCCAGCAACACCAACTCTCTTACCTCCTTGAAAGCAACTAACAGAGCTTTTCAGTGTTTAATAAGATACAGGTGTCAGGACCTATTAAACAAGTGGACCTTATTGTATCGTTAGCATTAGAAATCTGTGTCAGCAATTAGAACAGCCTTTGTTGTTAGAGGCAATTTCCCCTTTTCACCAGACGAAGACTGAAGACCCAGGAGTCAATTTTATGTTCAATGGCGAGTCTGTTTAGGATGAAATTTGTTGAGCATAACTGAGGCTGTAAGCAAATCACACAGTTCttttatacttttattttctgtcaataATGAGGATAATATCttcattaaaatgtaataatatatataatgaCAGTAGTGCAATTTGGATCATAATACCACTTTAAAAAGTGGTTTTCCTTGCCAGTTGATATGGTTTCAAAACTATTTGGCAGAAGGATTGGCTCCTGTCTTGCATACATATGGCATCTAATGTAATGAAACCCTGTCCTCAGGTGGGGCTTCATAAAGCTACTTCAAAACAATTATAATTATATCTCCCAGAAAGTAATAAAGTAATATTGGCATGCCTCCATTATGGTGACACATTTGTTACTGTCTTTAGGAATGTATTTTGTTCTCCTCCTGTCCTGTAATTGTCATTCTGTGGCTTCCAAGGGATAAAAGTTATCAGGCAGAGGCTTTTGTGCAGaaggagcaggaagaaaatgtttacaATCTGAAAGGCAATAAAGCTTTAGCATTTGTCTTAATGACTAATTATAGCTTTTTTGATCTATAAATCCATTAAGCTTTCCACTGAAACTTCCTTTCATGGAGCTGCTTATATCTTCTCATCAAATAAAGCTGTTCAGAGTAAAGAAAACTAGCATAAATAATGCTCCATGTCAAGTTTCAGGCTATGTCACCAGACATTTGATTGAGCTTTCATTATTCTGGAATTGGACCCGATTTAAGCCactcccacaaaaaaaaaaaaaaaaaaaagattttttttctctggtaaCCTTTTAGTATTCACTATATATTTGGAAGTGAATGCAAAACAAGACGAGTTCAAAAAGTATTGCTCCATAATGTTTTGATGCAGACAAGAGAAACTAGAAAGTTCAAGGAAGTGATTTGCTTGAATTCTTCTGAAAgcaatatttatttatctacACTAAATGAAACACTGTCTGAAAGGAGTTTCCATCAGAAACTCCCTGCCATTTCATTAAAATGGGCGTTCTGAgaaaattttcaaagcaaaattttcAGAGCTATTACAATGGAaacattgttttgtttcataactttggttttgttataacattttcattgttttgcttctttaacATTCATACTGCTGTTGAACTGCTATGCTACTAGCAAAGAAGACTTGGACTCTCCTCTCAGTTATTCTACTTATTTTTCtagatctttatttttattgcaagtttttgtttaaaaaaaaccctaccaaGTGAATGCTCAAgaaatttctctttatttcactACAGAGTAACCTGCACTCAGGGCTCTCTCCCATCTGGCAAACTAACATCATAAAGACATGCATATGATGTGTCCCATGCATGATGTGTCCTGCTTGCTCAGTTTGTCAGGAGAAGGAAATCACCAGCTCCAAGCTCCCTGCTCAGATAGTTCAAATGAAAAGCTAAAAGCCTGCTGTAGTTCTGAGGCTTTATGGTTCAATTTTAATTACAACACAGAACGCAGCTCTGATTCACACCACTAGCAAAATATGGATTTAACCTACACAAGTTGGCAACTGTAAAGCTGCTGCAATATTGGTTGCTAAATAGTGCACAAGCATAAAATTTCACTTTCTGCCACCCAAGTCCAGCAACCATTGCTTACCGTCCCAGTAGACCAAGAAGCTTCTGTTGTTTGAACGTTAGAACTATAATAtatcagaaatttaaaaaggttACTCACTTGCTAAGCAAAGAACTGCCAGGGCGAGAAGCACAAAGGCACCGGTTATCTTCATGGCAGACATGAGTTCTTGATCTGTTTCACAGCCAATCTATGCTCTGAGTATTCCAGTACACTTAGCTTAAATGCGGATTTGTGTGTCTGTGAGGgcagatatatatatgtatacatgcacgcacaaagagcagaaacccTGATGACGAAATCCCCCTTGTAGAGAAGGTAATTAGAAGAAGGTGTTGCCCATGGGTAGTGGCAATAAGAATGTCTTCTGTACAACACGAAGGGCGAAGATGAGCGTCACGTCATGCATTGTGTTGATAAAAGGAGATGTATTGTACTTTGGCTAATCCGCAGCTTAATTAACTGTTCCATCTCAAGTAGCAAGTTCAAGGAGTGACTCAATAAGGTGGTTACGTATTGCTGTTCTGTCACTGTCATCTTGACCCTTAGAGATTAATAGAATTCCcagagtaaaaaataatttttactggGTGTGTTCCAAAATATTCATACCAGTAGAGCTGAAATGCATAAGTCCCATTCTCTTGAAATTTTGGAGACCCTTGTCACTGACTGTGGATAGAAGTGATGCTGGTTAGTGTGGCCATGTGCTGAGCCCTATCAGACTGCTCTGTGTTAGCAGCTGCTGCTTGCAAAAGTCTGTTTCATGTGAATACCCTCACCTTCACACACAGCCCAGAAGATGTCCCAGTCTTTCAGTGTTCTTCTGGCTTTGAAGTTCCACCAGTTTAGAGATCAGAAGCAATGCGTGGTGACAGAAGGAGCAAAGACACCACGTGTCACTGCCTAGCAAAGAAGGTGGCCATTGTGCATCTTGCTGAGTTACTGCCTAGTTTACTGTCATGAGGATATGGAGAAGATCCTCTGCCTGCCCATATCCTTTATTGCTATTTCCAGCAAAGTAGATGTCTTATCAGGTGGGATTCTTTAAACAAATCCAACATAGCAGTGTGTTAATGACTTAATCAATGGCCATAATTTTCTGGCTTTTATAGTACAGACCAGGGATAGAATCACAATGGGAAACTCAGATCCGAGTCTTAATTTTCATCAAGTCCAAATCACGTGAAGTTTTGAGCCTAAACAAAAGTTTGAACCTGTCATTCCAGAATTGCCTTCTCTTTAGCAATTTACAACATAGATGTGCAAATTCTCTCAATATGAAAGATCCCTGTGCACCATTACAGTTCACAGTATTTCCGTGATCACCTTGCAAAATAGCTAAGGGGTTTTTTCCCATGCAAGACTTAGGCTCATATTTACTAATTTCACAGGGACTAAGTTCTTACAGTAAAGGTTGTAACAAGCCAAGTAGACCTTGTGCCCCACTAACTCATGTTGAAACCAAGAGGGATACAGATCATCTTGTCTTTAAAGAATGTAGGTAGTAAAAAAATGGTTAATTTCTGATCACTTaatggcacaaaaaaaaaataaaatagatgccATCAAATTCCAGTTCCATGCTATGTAAAGATATGTAAAGATCTTATTTGAGGTGGAGgattctagatttttttttttttatatgccCTTACTTTagtgatttcattttaaattttcattcgTTCTTAACTTGGACATTTATGTATATTCCTGTGAGGTGAAGACCACATCAGACAG from Columba livia isolate bColLiv1 breed racing homer chromosome 14, bColLiv1.pat.W.v2, whole genome shotgun sequence includes the following:
- the LOC102097394 gene encoding uncharacterized protein LOC102097394 isoform X1, yielding MSAMKITGAFVLLALAVLCLANAAKENEIPTHVPRDFNFSLAMLECLSWSQPLKEMTHRAIKILTQPSRDKLCGGPVDSNREWRTHTELLPYQHNIYSL